From a region of the Calliphora vicina chromosome 4, idCalVici1.1, whole genome shotgun sequence genome:
- the wap gene encoding DDB1- and CUL4-associated factor 7: MSATAGKRKEIYKYLAPWPLYSMNWSVRPDKRFRLALGSFIEEYNNKVQIISLDEDTSEFSAKSTFDHPYPTTKIMWIPDSKGIYPDLLATSGDYLRVWRAGEPDTRLECVLNNNKNSDFCAPLTSFDWNEVDPNLVGTSSIDTTCTIWGLETGQPHGRVYVAGHVKTQLIAHDKEVYDIAFSRAGGGRDMFASVGADGSVRMFDLRHLEHSTIIYEDPTHTALLRLAWNKQDPNYLATVAMDSCEVIILDVRVPCTPVARLSNHRACVNGIAWAPHSSCHICTAGDDHQALIWDIQQMPRAIEDPILAYTAAEGEVNQIQWGATQPDWIAICYNKACEILRV, translated from the exons ATGTCTGCTACCGCCGGAAAACGAAAAGAAATCTACAAATACTTGGCGCCATGGCCATTGTACTCCATGAATTGGAGCGTACGTCCAGATAAGAGATTTCGTTTAGCTCTAGGAAGTTTTATTGAAGAATACAATAATAAAGTTCAAATTATAAGTCTGGATGAGGACACAAGTGAATTCAGTGCTAAAAG CACATTCGATCATCCATATCCAACTACAAAAATTATGTGGATACCCGATTCAAAGGGAATATATCCCGATTTACTGGCCACAAGCGGTGATTATTTGCGCGTTTGGCGTGCTGGCGAACCAGACACACGATTAGAATGTGTactcaataataataaaaacagcgATTTCTGTGCACCCTTAACATCGTTTGACTGGAATGAAGTGGATCCAAATTTAGTGGGGACTTCATCAATTGACACAACATGCACCATATGGGGTCTGGAAACAGGTCAACCACATGGTCGTGTTTATGTTGCGGGTCATGTGAAAACACAATTAATTGCCCACGATAAGGAGGTGTACGATATAGCATTTTCAAGGGCTGGTGGAGGACGTGATATGTTTGCTTCCGTGGGTGCAGATGGTTCCGTTCGTATGTTTGATTTGAGACATTTGGAACATTCAACAATTATCTATGAg gATCCCACACATACAGCTTTACTACGTTTGGCTTGGAACAAACAAGATCCAAATTATTTAGCCACCGTTGCTATGGACTCATGTGAAGTAATAATATTAGACGTTCGTGTTCCTTGTACACCTGTTGCAAGACTGAGCAATCATAGAGCGTGCGTCAACGGCATTGCGTGGGCGCCGCACAG TTCCTGTCACATATGCACTGCCGGTGATGACCACCAAGCACTGATCTGGGATATTCAGCAAATGCCACGTGCAATCGAGGATCCAATTTTAGCTTATACAGCCGCCGAAGGTGAAGTCAATCAAATCCAATGGGGTGCTACGCAACCCGATTGGATAGCAATTTGCTATAACAAAGCTTGTGAGATATTGCGTGTCTAG
- the LOC135958608 gene encoding uncharacterized protein LOC135958608, whose amino-acid sequence MAKILASVLILSVICTITLAEPGVHRIRIRFPGPSSDKIVLPKPAKQEVAPYPAAGFKPEPVFELPEPTYLPAAEPELTYGPPEVIYGPPADTYGPPEPQETYGPPELPELSYGPPSDTYGPPDQTYGPPELTYGPPEINDFQSAAIVNAPLTLATQFTPPRPNKAVNFRPIRPQSAAIVNAPLKPVRHFIVPRPERVVAFRPRRPQSQSQQLYAKTSLTLPRVERLTAFRPRRVSNQRPQSNRFSRPLPSSIFGNSNNGRSGRKLPSNIFSN is encoded by the coding sequence atggctaaaataTTAGCAAGTGTTTTAATATTAAGTGTTATTTGCACTATTACACTGGCTGAGCCAGGAGTTCACAGGATACGCATACGTTTTCCAGGACCAAGTAGTGATAAAATTGTGCTGCCAAAACCAGCAAAACAAGAAGTAGCACCATATCCAGCGGCTGGCTTTAAACCTGAACCGGTTTTTGAATTGCCAGAACCAACATATTTACCAGCAGCCGAACCTGAACTCACTTATGGACCACCAGAAGTTATATATGGTCCTCCAGCAGATACTTATGGACCACCAGAGCCCCAAGAAACTTATGGACCACCAGAGTTACCAGAGTTATCTTATGGTCCCCCATCTGATACATACGGACCACCCGATCAAACCTATGGACCCCCAGAACTTACCTATGGACCACCTGAAATCAACGACTTCCAGTCAGCAGCCATTGTCAATGCACCCCTTACGCTTGCAACACAATTTACACCACCACGTCCTAACAAGGCTGTTAATTTCCGCCCAATTCGGCCACAATCTGCAGCCATTGTAAATGCACCCCTGAAACCCGTAAGACATTTCATTGTTCCACGTCCCGAACGTGTGGTCGCTTTTCGCCCTAGACGTCCACAATCCCAGTCTCAACAATTATATGCTAAAACTTCTCTTACACTTCCACGTGTAGAACGTTTAACAGCATTCCGTCCCAGACGTGTTTCCAACCAGCGGCCACAATCAAATCGTTTCAGTCGTCCATTACCCTCCAGCATTTTTGGAAACTCGAATAATGGGCGCTCCGGCCGTAAATTACCCTCGAACATTTtctcaaattaa
- the LOC135958609 gene encoding fibrous sheath CABYR-binding protein: MFKFTAIVVLAFAICVAADPIRQKPLRRRVSARQQVLPTPAPTGYPTAGVTPEIPFELPTETEKPEIVTQQPDEVYGPPEVDAQQPDEVYGPPESETQQPDEVYGPPEAEAQQPDEVYGPPESQTVQPDDVYGPPETDAVPEIIEEVAEETEDETEELAEDLEEVDEEIIVDENGAVISVSNTFEKPARLVYQRFPQRRQPPTAVPARLTKVKVIKPANFVYTARFQTFPKN; the protein is encoded by the coding sequence atgtttaaattcacCGCAATTGTAGTTTTGGCTTTCGCCATTTGTGTAGCAGCCGATCCTATTCGTCAGAAACCCCTAAGAAGACGAGTATCGGCTCGTCAACAAGTGCTGCCAACACCAGCACCTACTGGATATCCGACAGCTGGCGTTACACCCGAAATACCATTCGAATTACCCACCGAAACTGAAAAACCAGAAATCGTAACACAACAACCGGATGAAGTTTATGGTCCACCAGAAGTTGATGCCCAACAGCCTGATGAAGTTTACGGCCCACCCGAATCCGAAACCCAACAACCTGATGAAGTTTATGGTCCTCCAGAAGCTGAAGCACAACAACCTGATGAAGTTTACGGTCCCCCAGAATCCCAAACTGTACAACCTGATGATGTTTATGGCCCACCCGAAACTGATGCCGTTCCCGAGATAATTGAAGAAGTAGCCGAAGAAACTGAAGATGAAACCGAAGAATTGGCTGAAGATTTAGAGGAAGTTGATGAAGAAATCATCGTTGATGAAAATGGTGCTGTGATTTCCGTCTCTAATACATTTGAAAAGCCAGCCCGCTTGGTCTATCAACGTTTCCCACAAAGGCGTCAACCTCCAACTGCGGTACCCGCTCGTTTGACCAAAGTCAAAGTTATCAAGCCAGCAAATTTCGTATATACAGCTAGATTTCAAACCTTTCCAAAGAACTAA